Within Hydractinia symbiolongicarpus strain clone_291-10 chromosome 11, HSymV2.1, whole genome shotgun sequence, the genomic segment aTTCTGTCTTGCTAGCATTAAGAGAAATCTTATTAGCATTCAGCCAATGGCAGAGAAGCTTGAGGTCTAAATTCATTTGTTTGGCCAGTTGTTTCAAAGAGTCACTGAAATGCAGGAggtttgtatcatcagcaaagtggTGTACCATAGAATAGTTAATTGCACaattcaagtcgtttttataaattaaaaataaaagtggtcCTAAAACAGAGCCTTGAGGGACACCATGTCTGGCAAGATTATTTGCTGATCTAGCTCCATTTAAAGACACAAATTGTTGACGACCTATTAAGTAGGACCTAAATAAAGAGAGAGCATTACCTCGAATTCCATAATGATGAAGCTTTGTAAGCAGAATTTCATGGTCAACAGTATCAAAAGCCTTCTGGAGATCAATAAACACTCCACATGCataatttcctttatcaagagCATCCATAATTTTTTGAGAGATATTCATTagtgattgacaggttgagtaaTTTTTTCTGAAACCAAATTGTTGCTTATACAGGACATTGTTAGCTTCAAGAAACCCATACAcccgtttatatataagtttttcAAATATCTTATCAATGTTTGAAAGTAAGGATATAGGTCGATAATTTGTAAGTTCCAATTTGGATCCTTTTTTATGAATAGGGATAACCCTGGCAGTTTTTAAATTAGAAGGAAAAATGCCTGAAGTAAAAGACAAATTTATAAGTTTAGAGAGTGGAAGGGATAATTCAGTTTTAACAGTAGAAAAAATTTGGGCAGGAATGCTAAATGGCCCAGAAGATTTACCAAGGTCCAAGGAAGAAATACAATGGAGAACTTCAATATCATCAGTTGGTGAAAGAAACATTGAATTAGGAACAGAATATTTTAAGAAGGAAGAGAAATGTTTTGATGTGAATGGGATGCCCATTCTTATATTGTCAGcaattgatgaaaaataattattaaaagagCTAGCAATTGTCACTGGATCAGTGACAAGCAAGTTATCAATGTTCATACGGGTTGGAGAAGCAGAAGCAGAAGAACGaacagaaattatatttttaacacctttccaaatgttgccaatatttttttggttatcactaaaatatttattgaaaaaattactCTTGCTCAATCTACACAGAGTTACAATTTTATTGCGGTACTTTTTGAAACGCTCTAACAAGAGAGACTTAAAATATGGATCTTTCTCTCTTAAAAAACGTTTATGAAGAAGGTCTCTTTTAGTAATAGGGGTAAGGATACCATTAGTAATCCAAGGATTggatttttttctactttttttattacaagTCGTTTTTAATGGAGCGTATTTATCCAAAAGACTGTTGAAACTgttgtaaaaattattaaacgaTACATTGGGATCATCTGTGCTTAGTTGAAGTATAGCATCCCAATCCGTATATTGTAGTTCAGTGCGAAAGGCATCATGACTGAATTTTTTCCAGTTACGAGCATAAATATCATTAGATACATGAGCCGGATTGACAGCAGACAAATCTCTTAACACCAAGAACTGGGGGAAATGATCAGATATTGAATTAATAATATTACCAGACAAAGTATCCCACTTGGCAGagttaaaagaaatattatcTATAATTGTGCTGGTAGATTCAGTGACTCTTGTGGGCAAAATTATATGAGGCATTAAATTAAACTGGGAGGTAATATTAATATAATCAGAAACTTCTTTAACCGATTCGGACATTAGAAGGTCAATATTAAAATCACCAAGGAGAAAGATTGGCTTATTTTCAGAAGACGCTTTCTCAAGAAGGGGCATTAAAAATTGGTTGTTGAACTCATCAACAGACATTGAGGGGTGTCTATAAATGCATCCTACAATCATGTTTTTATCTTTAGCCTGtataatttcaatgaatttagaTTCAAGTTCACTGCTTTTGTATGCAAGTGTATCAAGATCAAGACGTTCAATAAATTGCAAGTGATTAGAAACATACAACAGAGCACCACCTTTTTCACCTTCAGTAGGCGTGTGTGTGAAGGAGTAACCAGGTAGATCACAAAagaagcaatcaacaactgtacccccaagacatggtctccttttctatcaatacttgccttgtcaacagtaataaagagaaaaattaatacgTTTTACCCACAGTTCGCTTGTTACGGTTTCGAACtctctttacacagtgtatattgccacgcccatctattttacctgatgaagatcagttaaaaactttattttgttatgaagttATCGTTAAGTCTGGTGTACActtcaagccaaatcattacGTTCCCCTTGTTCTaggttgcaactttcttaagcgaaagttgcattttcctatttcagcatgcaaaaagcagAAAACTGCCCTTcgtaattcttcttttaaagttcaaacaaaacttgagtttagccctttgaataaacaaatatatctgaacaaatacatgggttAAGGTGTGTATGTATCATGTCACATGTATGTACATTTCATCTTTATTATtctgatctttccatattcttattgtttttgttatgattgtgtttcgttttgctgtccatggccggtgtgatcatttgattcacctagtcatgctgatgaagcctgatattggcagaaacagcaagagtttataaatattgaaatatattcacaattgtctcactttattgtagttaatccctgttaattttagtgctttTATCTATCTTAAATAAGACGTGTAGGACGGAGagtttattcttataaaaaatgttcttaggagattttcTTATAGCTTAGCGCGTTTCTTTTTGtctattttattaataactagataaatcggaagacaattttcggcgatttttgtacccgcttacagcacccccccccccccccccaggacccccagctgctaaattcaagactggatccgcccctggttCTGGAAACAACGAGAACAACTACATATTGTCGATGAAGTAACAATGATGAGCAATAGCGTTGTCGTCCCAAAAATCACTCCGAGCTGAAGTCCTGCAATCCCTCCATGCTACACACCAGGGTGTAACCGCAATGCAGGACCATGCCAGGTGTTCTGTTTACTAGTCTGGTATCACGAAGGATATCGAGTTAACACGTGATGGATGCTTTCAGTGCAATAGATGCGCACCATCTCACGGAAAGCTACCACCTGTCGAA encodes:
- the LOC130613442 gene encoding uncharacterized protein LOC130613442; translated protein: MKFVDCFFCDLPGYSFTHTPTEGEKGGALLYVSNHLQFIERLDLDTLAYKSSELESKFIEIIQAKDKNMIVGCIYRHPSMSVDEFNNQFLMPLLEKASSENKPIFLLGDFNIDLLMSESVKEVSDYINITSQFNLMPHIILPTRVTESTSTIIDNISFNSAKWDTLSGNIINSISDHFPQFLVLRDLSAVNPAHVSNDIYARNWKKFSHDAFRTELQYTDWDAILQLSTDDPNVSFNNFYNSFNSLLDKYAPLKTTCNKKSRKKSNPWITNGILTPITKRDLLHKRFLREKDPYFKSLLLERFKKYRNKIVTLCRLSKSVKNIISVRSSASASPTRMNIDNLLVTDPVTIASSFNNYFSSIADNIRMGIPFTSKHFSSFLKYSVPNSMFLSPTDDIEVLHCISSLDLGKSSGPFSIPAQIFSTVKTELSLPLSKLINLSFTSGIFPSNLKTARVIPIHKKGSKLELTNYRPISLLSNIDKIFEKLIYKRVYGFLEANNVLYKQQFGFRKNYSTCQSLMNISQKIMDALDKGNYACGVFIDLQKAFDTVDHEILLTKLHHYGIRGNALSLFRSYLIGRQQFVSLNGARSANNLARHGVPQGSVLGPLLFLIYKNDLNCAINYSMASHQGLMPSDSIKYLGVLLDSDLSWKTQINNTVAKLKRANGALAKLRHFVPQNVLILVYYAIFHSHLQYCNQIWGQPNSLDVNRIAVLQNFAIRQMTFESRRASSSIIYGNLEILKFNDIVQCQNILFLHKLFHDKMPATIQNTFAVDFNHAQSTRAEKAGLINLPTVNTVCFGKNSIRFNTIKSWNKIQTSMTKKFVSIDYFGLKSDLKKYFIASY